From a region of the Apis cerana isolate GH-2021 linkage group LG13, AcerK_1.0, whole genome shotgun sequence genome:
- the LOC107998779 gene encoding transmembrane protein 132E isoform X2 has product MCASRFVRAPLLSARETDVAASVEVHFENKDGGFFLKHIPRQYYPVRGDSISAISPSTGTLSSGAPSPAPGSVLSIDKFTVFQTSEPVSVRATYGPFSTKQTVPARYIVPDPLDALPGPETRRNLTAATILDAQELGARHLDMSAHLVGNSVPRDSPVLRVLFHAGSEAGGRRQLLLARHQRVCVVLHASLATPSRSTVNRNNARPYPPSSSSSSSSSSSTSSFSSSTSTSALTAACSPDGENGVCLAQITIPADWWAPLPPPDASGRVKVAKSLPRLVQVAYSVLEPRTEEAGSADNGAGFCRPRVQIQPVTPLGQVPLAPNRADYKELKADDSLTLLVPHGPLYPRSRLHVPAFLHPSKTTDPRQERAPLVIAVYLRARVKSGVKILDASSSNPDWIVDSKINAKNTIATFTARRKENASRLPSASAEEILTMLLEASEEGMEGNWDGGRIVWSVRYAFDNGSQLNGMDQLQQRLQQRQMQQHHHHHHAERRKLQVRLEIQKDDIQAVLPISKNWEVMNTAVLTGRQVSQGMKVFIVSQAGTVADVTLQSSCHSEDESVLKVSSSCSSVYVDGTEIRGSSNASVLVKYGTYTGLAKFTVWMPEFPLEMTVGDTRLSQIKGWKVAEEHVAGAKSKRSLNSTRSSEPRTRKRSAAELEDTSMDIEDADVILEEDEQEERFRGNDNWDAINSIDRGPSTNCRLRFQQSPVEVHARFLATDHDSGRVSYFVNRRTWLRVTDLVNGMLRVSDPRIADLLQGRIVQGRGVGRTEVQVLSPITSKVIGAKEVRVGNDRVAITRLSVRVVSGLQLTISPDTAIENGYVAETSVTRKLTAQYQEGLLDIDVEFSDGTRTPLREIAVNDYHLLVESLDPEVVAFAPMVASHHPRVIAVGEGRGDLLRVSLQLADACRLTGRRSGKGSQRATAATLATASANVEVDFASSDLPNRPEFVQNDGGGTVGSHHHRERKTSRGEMAPDLHDILIGLPLKDENGHEHEHKHEHEPLVQARQHRTAIANGMSSGGMGGVGIRHHGGARMSPLEIGMYVLLAAFCFAIVVFVVSCVVYASKFKPQPPDSPLAGSALPVLSGAARARAAANQLASGRRPPRESTTNAHDWVWLGRATLERAACGPQQVRVTSNPLAGENEGEGGELATCFDNPNHIELPSAGQRSNGSNGQPIDTTTYCKRDKMPRNSFVTKQVSKPSTVVSATTIPTPPSMLTSTVTSARNDNDDVPPPLPPHGIPVAAAMGPTTAAAAQAASVGATTANNNGNEDYKPPVPPHRNTGVIVRVPETPRKHRHRGSSGSAGMNQQHGNNNQRHSKQIHHVKPHGKARVGSPKEKDGEEEEFVELASHEDNRHVAKDVRGREVKRATIVGNPMFSSFSTNAVASSMNVSTPTVVSSSSSPPNSSPSSSAASSSSSSSSSSSSSSSSSSSSSASLSHEQEESVALDDLNLGMDYNQIMQYFDNLKESNA; this is encoded by the exons ATGTGCGCATCGAGATTCGTTCGAGCTCCTCTCCTTTCTGCTCGAGAGACAG ACGTGGCGGCCTCGGTGGAGGTTCACTTCGAGAACAAAGATGGCGGATTTTTCCTGAAGCACATACCGAGGCAGTACTATCCCGTGAGAGGGGATTCCATCTCTGCGATATCTCCGTCGACGGGGACGTTATCGAGCGGGGCCCCATCGCCCGCGCCGGGCTCCGTCCTCTCGATAGACAAATTCACGGTGTTTCAGACGAGCGAGCCTGTGTCAGTGCGGGCCACTTACGGCCCATTCAGCACGAAGCAAACCGTGCCCGCCCGCTACATAGTGCCGGATCCATTGGACGCGCTGCCCGGCCCGGAAACGAGGCGGAATCTCACGGCTGCGACGATCCTGGACGCGCAGGAGCTGGGCGCCCGTCACCTGGACATGTCCGCCCATCTGGTCGGGAACAGCGTGCCTCGCGACTCGCCCGTGCTTAGAGTGCTGTTCCACGCCGGAAGCGAGGCTGGCGGAAGGCGCCAGTTGCTCCTCGCCCGCCATCAGAGAGTGTGCGTGGTTCTTCACGCGAGCCTGGCCACCCCGTCGAGGAGCACCGTTAATAGAAACAACGCAAGGCCTTACCCCCCTtcgtcttcctcctcctcctcctcctcctcctccacttcCTCCTTCTCGAGTTCGACGTCCACTTCCGCTCTAACGGCAGCCTGCAGCCCCGACGGGGAGAACGGAGTTTGCTTGGCGCAGATCACCATACCTGCCGATTGGTGGGCACCGTTACCGCCGCCGGACGCTTCCGGCCGGGTCAAGGTCGCCAAGAGCCTGCCCAGGCTCGTGCAGGTCGCCTACTCCGTGCTCGAGCCGCGGACGGAGGAGGCAGGCTCGGCCGACAACGGGGCAGGCTTCTGCAGGCCGAGGGTCCAGATTCAACCCGTCACGCCGCTCGGTCAGGTGCCCCTCGCTCCGAACCGGGCCGATTACAAGGAGCTCAAGGCCGACGATTCGCTCACTCTTCTGGTACCGCACGGCCCCCTCTACCCGAGGTCCCGGCTGCACGTCCCGGCGTTCCTTCATCCGTCCAAGACCACCGACCCGAGACAGGAGAGGGCACCGCTCGTCATCGCGGTATACCTTAG GGCCAGGGTGAAATCCGGCGTGAAAATCTTGGACGCGTCGTCCAGCAACCCGGACTGGATCGTAGACAGCAAGATCAACGCGAAGAACACGATCGCCACGTTCACCGCGAGGCGAAAGGAGAATGCCTCCCGATTACCAAGCGC ATCGGCGGAGGAGATCCTGACGATGCTTCTCGAGGCGAGCGAGGAGGGGATGGAGGGGAATTGGGACGGTGGTCGGATCGTGTGGAGCGTGCGTTACGCTTTCGACAACGGGTCCCAGTTAAACGGGATGGATCAGCTGCAGCAAAGATTGCAGCAGAGACAGATGCAGCAAcatcatcatcaccatcaTGCCGAGAGGCGGAAGCTCCAGGTTCGTCTTGAGATACAGAAGGACGACATACAGGCTGTCCTGCCTATATCCAAG AACTGGGAGGTGATGAACACGGCGGTGCTGACCGGTCGGCAAGTATCGCAGGGGATGAAGGTGTTCATCGTGAGCCAAGCGGGAACCGTGGCCGACGTCACGCTGCAATCCTCCTGCCACTCGGAGGACGAGAGCGTGCTCAAG GTGTCGTCCTCTTGTAGCAGCGTGTACGTGGACGGAACGGAGATACGGGGTTCGAGCAACGCTTCCGTCCTCGTGAAATACGGCACGTACACGGGCCTGGCTAAATTCACAGTTTGGATGCCGGAATTTCCTTTGGAGATGACCGTGGGAGATACGAGATTGAGCCAGATCAAAGGGTGGAAAGTGGCCGAGGAGCACGTAGCTGGGGCGAAAAGCAAACGCAGTTTGAACTCTACGCGGTCGAGCGAGCCGAGGACGAGAAAGAGGAGTGCCGCGGAATTGGAGGACACCTCGATGGACATCGAGGACGCGGACGTGATCTTGGAGGAGGACGAGCAGGAGGAGAGATTTCGTGGGAACGATAACTGGGATGCTATTAACTCCATCGATAGGGGGCCCTCGACCAACTGCAGGCTCCGTTTCCAGCAGAGCCCGGTCGAGGTGCACGCGAGATTCCTGGCTACCGACCACGATTCCGGCAGGGTATCCTACTTCGTGAATCGCCGAACTTGGCTGCGAGTGACCGATCTGGTGAACGGGATGCTCCGAGTTTCGGATCCAAGGATCGCCGACCTGCTGCAGGGGAGGATCGTGCAGGGTCGCGGGGTGGGGAGGACGGAAGTGCAGGTTCTTTCGCCGATCACGAGCAAAGTGATCGGCGCGAAGGAAGTGCGAGTGGGTAACGATCGAGTGGCGATTACCAGGCTGTCCGTCAGAGTGGTATCCGGTTTACAACTGACCATCAGCCCCGACACCGCTATAGAGAACGGATACGTGGCGGAGACATCGGTCACGAGGAAGTTGACCGCTCAGTATCAG GAGGGTCTGTTGGATATAGACGTGGAATTCTCGGACGGTACGAGAACACCGCTGAGAGAGATCGCCGTGAACGACTATCATTTGTTGGTGGAGAGTTTAGATCCGGAAGTGGTGGCGTTCGCCCCGATGGTCGCCTCTCACCATCCGCGGGTGATCGCAGTGGGCGAGGGACGAGGCGATTTGTTACGAGTCAGTCTTCAGCTGGCGGATGCCTGTCGCCTGACCGGCAGGAGGTCCGGGAAGGGGTCTCAAAGGGCGACCGCCGCCACCCTCGCCACCGCTTCAGCCAACGTCGAGGTGGACTTTGCCTCGAGCGATCTCCCCAATCGACCCGAATTCGTGCAGAACGACGGAGGTGGAACGGTTGGCTCCCATCATCACAGGGAGAGGAAGACGAGCAGGGGAGAGATGGCGCCCGATTTGCACGACATCTTAATCG GGCTACCGCTGAAAGACGAGAACGGGCACGAGCACGAGCACAAGCACGAGCACGAACCCTTGGTGCAGGCACGGCAGCACCGCACCGCTATAGCTAATGGCATGTCTTCAGGAGGTATGGGCGGCGTCGGGATACGGCATCACGGAGGGGCGCGTATGAGTCCTCTCGAGATCGGGATGTACGTCCTTCTCGCGGCCTTCTGTTTCGCCATCGTCGTCTTCGTCGTTTCCTGCGTGGTCTACGCGAGCAAGTTCAAGCCCCAACCGCCGGATTCCCCGTTAGCCGGCTCCGCGCTTCCTGTGCTGTCCGGAGCAGCGAGGGCAAGAGCTGCGGCCAACCAGTTGGCGTCGGGGAGAAGGCCTCCCAGAGAGTCTACAACGAACGCGCACGATTGGGTATGGCTGGGGAGAGCCACCCTCGAGAGGGCCGCCTGCGGGCCGCAACag GTAAGAGTGACCAGCAATCCTCTGGCTGGCGAAAACGAGGGAGAAGGAGGCGAGCTGGCCACTTGCTTCGACAATCCGAACCATATCGAGCTGCCTTCGGCCGGGCAGCGCAGCAATGGATCGAACGGCCAGCCGATCGATACGACCACTTACTGCAAGAGGGACAAGATGCCGCGAAACAGTTTCGTTACGAAACAAGTGTCGAAACCGTCCACGGTCGTGTCCGCTACCACGATCCCCACTCCACCATCCATGCTTACGTCCACCGTTACTTCCGCGCGGAACGA CAACGACGATGTACCACCACCCCTACCGCCGCACGGGATACCCGTGGCCGCAGCAATGGGTCCAAcgacggcggcggcggcgcaGGCTGCCTCTGTCGGCGCGACGACGGCCAATAACAACGGGAACGAGGATTACAAACCGCCCGTGCCGCCGCACAGGAACACGGGAGTGATCGTGCGGGTGCCGGAAACGCCGAGGAAACACCGGCACAGGGGGTCGAGCGGGAGCGCGGGCATGAACCAGCAACACGGGAACAACAATCAACGGCACAGCAAGCAGATTCATCACGTGAAGCCGCATGGTAAAGCTAGAGTAGGTAGCCCGAAAGAGAAGGACGGGGAAGAAGAGGAGTTCGTGGAGCTGGCGAGTCACGAGGACAACAGGCACGTTGCGAAGGACGTGAGGGGCAGGGAGGTGAAGAGGGCGACGATCGTCGGTAATCCCATGTTCTCCTCGTTCTCGACGAACGCGGTCGCCTCCTCGATGAACGTGTCCACCCCGACCGTGGTCTCATCCTCCTCGTCGCCGCCTAACTCGTCTCCGTCCTCCTCcgccgcctcctcctcctcttcgtcctcctcctcctcctcctcgtcctcatcctcctcctcctcctcgtccgcGTCCCTGTCCCACGAGCAGGAGGAATCGGTTGCACTGGACGACCTGAACCTGGGCATGGACTACAACCAGATCATGCAGTACTTCGACAATTTGAAAGAGTCGAACGCCTAG
- the LOC107998779 gene encoding transmembrane protein 132E isoform X5 yields MDKLAYTTTTNLRLRLAGMLMDMWIFFLFVAIADVAASVEVHFENKDGGFFLKHIPRQYYPVRGDSISAISPSTGTLSSGAPSPAPGSVLSIDKFTVFQTSEPVSVRATYGPFSTKQTVPARYIVPDPLDALPGPETRRNLTAATILDAQELGARHLDMSAHLVGNSVPRDSPVLRVLFHAGSEAGGRRQLLLARHQRVCVVLHASLATPSRSTVNRNNARPYPPSSSSSSSSSSSTSSFSSSTSTSALTAACSPDGENGVCLAQITIPADWWAPLPPPDASGRVKVAKSLPRLVQVAYSVLEPRTEEAGSADNGAGFCRPRVQIQPVTPLGQVPLAPNRADYKELKADDSLTLLVPHGPLYPRSRLHVPAFLHPSKTTDPRQERAPLVIAVYLRARVKSGVKILDASSSNPDWIVDSKINAKNTIATFTARRKENASRLPSASAEEILTMLLEASEEGMEGNWDGGRIVWSVRYAFDNGSQLNGMDQLQQRLQQRQMQQHHHHHHAERRKLQVRLEIQKDDIQAVLPISKNWEVMNTAVLTGRQVSQGMKVFIVSQAGTVADVTLQSSCHSEDESVLKVSSSCSSVYVDGTEIRGSSNASVLVKYGTYTGLAKFTVWMPEFPLEMTVGDTRLSQIKGWKVAEEHVAGAKSKRSLNSTRSSEPRTRKRSAAELEDTSMDIEDADVILEEDEQEERFRGNDNWDAINSIDRGPSTNCRLRFQQSPVEVHARFLATDHDSGRVSYFVNRRTWLRVTDLVNGMLRVSDPRIADLLQGRIVQGRGVGRTEVQVLSPITSKVIGAKEVRVGNDRVAITRLSVRVVSGLQLTISPDTAIENGYVAETSVTRKLTAQYQEGLLDIDVEFSDGTRTPLREIAVNDYHLLVESLDPEVVAFAPMVASHHPRVIAVGEGRGDLLRVSLQLADACRLTGRRSGKGSQRATAATLATASANVEVDFASSDLPNRPEFVQNDGGGTVGSHHHRERKTSRGEMAPDLHDILIGGMGGVGIRHHGGARMSPLEIGMYVLLAAFCFAIVVFVVSCVVYASKFKPQPPDSPLAGSALPVLSGAARARAAANQLASGRRPPRESTTNAHDWVWLGRATLERAACGPQQVRVTSNPLAGENEGEGGELATCFDNPNHIELPSAGQRSNGSNGQPIDTTTYCKRDKMPRNSFVTKQVSKPSTVVSATTIPTPPSMLTSTVTSARNEKIECLNK; encoded by the exons ACGTGGCGGCCTCGGTGGAGGTTCACTTCGAGAACAAAGATGGCGGATTTTTCCTGAAGCACATACCGAGGCAGTACTATCCCGTGAGAGGGGATTCCATCTCTGCGATATCTCCGTCGACGGGGACGTTATCGAGCGGGGCCCCATCGCCCGCGCCGGGCTCCGTCCTCTCGATAGACAAATTCACGGTGTTTCAGACGAGCGAGCCTGTGTCAGTGCGGGCCACTTACGGCCCATTCAGCACGAAGCAAACCGTGCCCGCCCGCTACATAGTGCCGGATCCATTGGACGCGCTGCCCGGCCCGGAAACGAGGCGGAATCTCACGGCTGCGACGATCCTGGACGCGCAGGAGCTGGGCGCCCGTCACCTGGACATGTCCGCCCATCTGGTCGGGAACAGCGTGCCTCGCGACTCGCCCGTGCTTAGAGTGCTGTTCCACGCCGGAAGCGAGGCTGGCGGAAGGCGCCAGTTGCTCCTCGCCCGCCATCAGAGAGTGTGCGTGGTTCTTCACGCGAGCCTGGCCACCCCGTCGAGGAGCACCGTTAATAGAAACAACGCAAGGCCTTACCCCCCTtcgtcttcctcctcctcctcctcctcctcctccacttcCTCCTTCTCGAGTTCGACGTCCACTTCCGCTCTAACGGCAGCCTGCAGCCCCGACGGGGAGAACGGAGTTTGCTTGGCGCAGATCACCATACCTGCCGATTGGTGGGCACCGTTACCGCCGCCGGACGCTTCCGGCCGGGTCAAGGTCGCCAAGAGCCTGCCCAGGCTCGTGCAGGTCGCCTACTCCGTGCTCGAGCCGCGGACGGAGGAGGCAGGCTCGGCCGACAACGGGGCAGGCTTCTGCAGGCCGAGGGTCCAGATTCAACCCGTCACGCCGCTCGGTCAGGTGCCCCTCGCTCCGAACCGGGCCGATTACAAGGAGCTCAAGGCCGACGATTCGCTCACTCTTCTGGTACCGCACGGCCCCCTCTACCCGAGGTCCCGGCTGCACGTCCCGGCGTTCCTTCATCCGTCCAAGACCACCGACCCGAGACAGGAGAGGGCACCGCTCGTCATCGCGGTATACCTTAG GGCCAGGGTGAAATCCGGCGTGAAAATCTTGGACGCGTCGTCCAGCAACCCGGACTGGATCGTAGACAGCAAGATCAACGCGAAGAACACGATCGCCACGTTCACCGCGAGGCGAAAGGAGAATGCCTCCCGATTACCAAGCGC ATCGGCGGAGGAGATCCTGACGATGCTTCTCGAGGCGAGCGAGGAGGGGATGGAGGGGAATTGGGACGGTGGTCGGATCGTGTGGAGCGTGCGTTACGCTTTCGACAACGGGTCCCAGTTAAACGGGATGGATCAGCTGCAGCAAAGATTGCAGCAGAGACAGATGCAGCAAcatcatcatcaccatcaTGCCGAGAGGCGGAAGCTCCAGGTTCGTCTTGAGATACAGAAGGACGACATACAGGCTGTCCTGCCTATATCCAAG AACTGGGAGGTGATGAACACGGCGGTGCTGACCGGTCGGCAAGTATCGCAGGGGATGAAGGTGTTCATCGTGAGCCAAGCGGGAACCGTGGCCGACGTCACGCTGCAATCCTCCTGCCACTCGGAGGACGAGAGCGTGCTCAAG GTGTCGTCCTCTTGTAGCAGCGTGTACGTGGACGGAACGGAGATACGGGGTTCGAGCAACGCTTCCGTCCTCGTGAAATACGGCACGTACACGGGCCTGGCTAAATTCACAGTTTGGATGCCGGAATTTCCTTTGGAGATGACCGTGGGAGATACGAGATTGAGCCAGATCAAAGGGTGGAAAGTGGCCGAGGAGCACGTAGCTGGGGCGAAAAGCAAACGCAGTTTGAACTCTACGCGGTCGAGCGAGCCGAGGACGAGAAAGAGGAGTGCCGCGGAATTGGAGGACACCTCGATGGACATCGAGGACGCGGACGTGATCTTGGAGGAGGACGAGCAGGAGGAGAGATTTCGTGGGAACGATAACTGGGATGCTATTAACTCCATCGATAGGGGGCCCTCGACCAACTGCAGGCTCCGTTTCCAGCAGAGCCCGGTCGAGGTGCACGCGAGATTCCTGGCTACCGACCACGATTCCGGCAGGGTATCCTACTTCGTGAATCGCCGAACTTGGCTGCGAGTGACCGATCTGGTGAACGGGATGCTCCGAGTTTCGGATCCAAGGATCGCCGACCTGCTGCAGGGGAGGATCGTGCAGGGTCGCGGGGTGGGGAGGACGGAAGTGCAGGTTCTTTCGCCGATCACGAGCAAAGTGATCGGCGCGAAGGAAGTGCGAGTGGGTAACGATCGAGTGGCGATTACCAGGCTGTCCGTCAGAGTGGTATCCGGTTTACAACTGACCATCAGCCCCGACACCGCTATAGAGAACGGATACGTGGCGGAGACATCGGTCACGAGGAAGTTGACCGCTCAGTATCAG GAGGGTCTGTTGGATATAGACGTGGAATTCTCGGACGGTACGAGAACACCGCTGAGAGAGATCGCCGTGAACGACTATCATTTGTTGGTGGAGAGTTTAGATCCGGAAGTGGTGGCGTTCGCCCCGATGGTCGCCTCTCACCATCCGCGGGTGATCGCAGTGGGCGAGGGACGAGGCGATTTGTTACGAGTCAGTCTTCAGCTGGCGGATGCCTGTCGCCTGACCGGCAGGAGGTCCGGGAAGGGGTCTCAAAGGGCGACCGCCGCCACCCTCGCCACCGCTTCAGCCAACGTCGAGGTGGACTTTGCCTCGAGCGATCTCCCCAATCGACCCGAATTCGTGCAGAACGACGGAGGTGGAACGGTTGGCTCCCATCATCACAGGGAGAGGAAGACGAGCAGGGGAGAGATGGCGCCCGATTTGCACGACATCTTAATCG GAGGTATGGGCGGCGTCGGGATACGGCATCACGGAGGGGCGCGTATGAGTCCTCTCGAGATCGGGATGTACGTCCTTCTCGCGGCCTTCTGTTTCGCCATCGTCGTCTTCGTCGTTTCCTGCGTGGTCTACGCGAGCAAGTTCAAGCCCCAACCGCCGGATTCCCCGTTAGCCGGCTCCGCGCTTCCTGTGCTGTCCGGAGCAGCGAGGGCAAGAGCTGCGGCCAACCAGTTGGCGTCGGGGAGAAGGCCTCCCAGAGAGTCTACAACGAACGCGCACGATTGGGTATGGCTGGGGAGAGCCACCCTCGAGAGGGCCGCCTGCGGGCCGCAACag GTAAGAGTGACCAGCAATCCTCTGGCTGGCGAAAACGAGGGAGAAGGAGGCGAGCTGGCCACTTGCTTCGACAATCCGAACCATATCGAGCTGCCTTCGGCCGGGCAGCGCAGCAATGGATCGAACGGCCAGCCGATCGATACGACCACTTACTGCAAGAGGGACAAGATGCCGCGAAACAGTTTCGTTACGAAACAAGTGTCGAAACCGTCCACGGTCGTGTCCGCTACCACGATCCCCACTCCACCATCCATGCTTACGTCCACCGTTACTTCCGCGCGGAACGA aaaaatcgaatGTTTGAACAAATAA